A window of the Amycolatopsis solani genome harbors these coding sequences:
- the purB gene encoding adenylosuccinate lyase: MTDKPRIPNVLAARYASAELVSLWSPERKVVLERQLWLAVLKAQKDLGVEVPDGVVEAYERVIDTVDLGSIAERERVTRHDVKARIEEFSALAGHEHIHKGMTSRDLTENVEQLQLLRSLELVRARVATVLARLAALAVEHADTVMTGRSHNVAAQATTLGKRFATAADELLVAFERLDNLIERYPLRGIKGPVGTAQDMLDLLGDESTLDQLEDRVMRHLGFNRRFTSVGQVYPRSLDFDVLSTVVQLAAAPSSLAKTIRLMAGHELVTEGFKPGQVGSSAMPHKMNTRSCERVNGLAVVLRGYLSMIGELAGDQWNEGDVSDSVVRRVALPDAFFALDGLLETFLTVLTEFGAFPAVIERELDRYLPFLTTTKVLMASVRGGVGRETAHEAIKEHAVAVALEMREGRADNDLLDRYAADERIPLDRGELDKLLADRISFTGTAGRQVAQVAARVEELLERFPEAAGYAPQPIL; this comes from the coding sequence GTGACGGACAAGCCCCGCATTCCGAACGTGCTCGCCGCCCGCTACGCCTCGGCGGAGCTGGTCTCGCTCTGGTCGCCGGAGCGGAAGGTCGTCCTGGAGCGGCAGCTCTGGCTCGCCGTCCTCAAGGCGCAGAAGGACCTCGGCGTCGAGGTGCCCGACGGCGTCGTCGAGGCCTACGAGCGGGTCATCGACACCGTCGACCTCGGCTCGATCGCCGAGCGGGAGCGCGTCACCCGGCACGACGTCAAGGCGCGGATCGAGGAGTTCAGCGCGCTCGCCGGCCATGAGCACATCCACAAGGGCATGACCTCGCGCGACCTCACCGAGAACGTCGAGCAGCTGCAGCTGCTCCGCTCGCTCGAGCTGGTCCGCGCCCGGGTCGCCACCGTGCTCGCGCGGCTGGCCGCCCTCGCCGTCGAGCACGCGGACACCGTCATGACCGGGCGCTCGCACAACGTCGCCGCGCAGGCCACCACCCTCGGCAAGCGGTTCGCCACCGCCGCCGACGAGCTGCTGGTCGCCTTCGAGCGGCTCGACAACCTCATCGAGCGGTACCCGCTGCGGGGCATCAAGGGCCCGGTCGGCACCGCGCAAGACATGCTCGACCTGCTCGGTGACGAGTCCACTTTGGACCAGCTGGAAGACCGCGTGATGCGGCACCTCGGCTTCAACCGCCGGTTCACCAGCGTCGGCCAGGTGTACCCGCGCTCGCTCGACTTCGACGTGCTGTCCACTGTGGTCCAGCTCGCCGCGGCGCCGTCCAGCCTGGCCAAGACGATCCGGCTGATGGCGGGCCACGAGCTGGTCACCGAGGGCTTCAAGCCCGGCCAGGTCGGCTCCTCGGCCATGCCGCACAAGATGAACACCCGCTCCTGCGAGCGCGTGAACGGCCTCGCCGTCGTGCTGCGCGGCTACCTGTCGATGATCGGCGAGCTGGCCGGCGACCAGTGGAACGAGGGCGACGTCTCCGACTCGGTCGTCCGCCGCGTGGCGCTGCCGGACGCGTTCTTCGCGCTCGACGGCCTGCTGGAGACCTTCCTCACGGTGCTCACCGAGTTCGGCGCCTTCCCGGCGGTGATCGAGCGTGAGCTGGATCGCTACCTGCCGTTCCTCACGACGACGAAGGTGCTCATGGCGTCGGTCCGCGGCGGCGTCGGACGTGAGACGGCCCACGAAGCGATCAAGGAGCACGCCGTCGCGGTCGCGCTCGAGATGCGCGAAGGCCGTGCCGACAACGACCTCCTCGACCGCTACGCCGCCGACGAGCGCATCCCGCTCGACCGCGGCGAGCTGGACAAACTCCTCGCCGACCGGATCTCGTTCACCGGCACGGCCGGGCGCCAGGTGGCGCAGGTCGCCGCGCGCGTCGAGGAGTTGCTCGAGCGGTTCCCCGAGGCGGCGGGGTACGCGCCGCAGCCGATCCTGTGA
- a CDS encoding substrate-binding periplasmic protein: MRSTLSKIAAALTAGALTLTLAACGGSDAGTKTLRVGTLSDAPPSIYLENGRFTGYDNELLRDIAKREGFEVEFVGTEFSSLLAGVATGKFDIGSSTISSTEARKKTVAFSDGYNTGFTTVVTAKGANLKDVAALSGKRLGVVQGSVQDELAGKTAGAQVVRFPDYNAGFAQLKNGTLDGWVVPQDIGQKYLDQNPGVPLELGYTVEDKDTPSAFAVAKTNTDLLNKLNDGLRKAVADGTVARIYGQFYKNTPLSKELQQGGPGLPVKNVGA, from the coding sequence ATGAGATCCACGCTGTCCAAGATCGCCGCCGCCCTGACCGCGGGCGCGCTGACGTTGACCCTGGCCGCCTGCGGTGGTTCCGACGCGGGGACGAAGACCCTGCGCGTCGGGACCCTGAGCGACGCCCCGCCGTCGATCTACCTGGAGAACGGCCGCTTCACCGGCTACGACAACGAGCTGCTGCGGGACATCGCCAAGCGTGAGGGTTTCGAGGTCGAGTTCGTCGGCACCGAGTTCTCCAGCCTGCTGGCCGGCGTCGCGACCGGCAAGTTCGACATCGGCAGCTCGACGATCTCGAGCACCGAGGCGCGCAAGAAGACGGTCGCCTTCTCCGACGGCTACAACACCGGCTTCACCACGGTCGTCACGGCGAAGGGCGCCAACCTCAAGGACGTAGCCGCGCTGTCGGGCAAGCGCCTCGGCGTGGTCCAGGGGTCGGTGCAGGACGAGCTCGCCGGCAAGACCGCCGGGGCCCAGGTCGTCCGCTTCCCCGACTACAACGCCGGCTTCGCGCAGCTGAAGAACGGCACGCTCGACGGCTGGGTCGTGCCGCAGGACATCGGGCAGAAGTACCTCGACCAGAACCCCGGCGTGCCGCTGGAGCTCGGCTACACGGTCGAGGACAAGGACACCCCGTCGGCGTTCGCGGTCGCCAAGACGAACACCGATCTGCTGAACAAGCTCAACGACGGGCTGCGGAAGGCCGTCGCCGACGGTACGGTCGCCCGGATCTACGGCCAGTTCTACAAGAACACGCCGCTGTCCAAGGAACTCCAGCAGGGCGGCCCCGGCCTGCCGGTCAAGAACGTGGGTGCGTGA
- a CDS encoding DUF4380 domain-containing protein has product MVIWLERGDLRLGLVPELGGRLLSLRHRGVELLWRNAELLDDDLRGDYAPNAGQMGDWVNYGGDKTWPAPQGWAGPDQWPGPPDPVLDSGPYSVESDGDTVIMTSAPDPRTGLRFTRAITILDDGYRLDLHAANTSSRRVRWALWNVTQLPGGGPVTAGLARPEVVALVAGTGTPEYTVDGGRLVVPAQDVVGKLGVPGSAGWVTYGALTLSFDVDPAGEYPDQGSPLEIWLEHPLPEPLAELGDLDPPARIVELEVLGPLTTLDPGASMSLTCTGIVGA; this is encoded by the coding sequence ATGGTGATCTGGCTCGAGCGCGGCGACCTGCGCCTCGGCCTGGTCCCGGAGCTCGGCGGCCGCCTGCTGTCCCTGCGCCACCGCGGCGTCGAGTTGTTGTGGCGCAACGCCGAGCTGCTCGACGACGACCTGCGTGGCGACTACGCGCCGAACGCCGGGCAGATGGGCGACTGGGTCAACTACGGCGGCGACAAGACGTGGCCCGCGCCGCAGGGCTGGGCCGGCCCGGACCAGTGGCCCGGCCCGCCCGACCCGGTACTGGACTCGGGGCCGTACTCGGTGGAGTCCGACGGCGACACGGTGATCATGACCAGTGCCCCGGACCCGCGCACCGGGCTGCGGTTCACGCGCGCGATCACGATCCTCGACGACGGCTACCGGCTGGACCTGCACGCTGCGAACACGTCTTCCCGGCGGGTGCGCTGGGCGCTGTGGAACGTCACCCAGCTGCCGGGCGGCGGTCCGGTGACGGCGGGGCTCGCGCGTCCCGAAGTCGTCGCGCTGGTCGCGGGCACCGGCACGCCCGAGTACACAGTGGACGGTGGCCGGCTGGTCGTGCCCGCGCAGGACGTCGTCGGCAAGCTGGGCGTGCCGGGCTCGGCGGGCTGGGTGACGTACGGCGCGTTGACGCTCTCGTTCGACGTCGACCCGGCGGGCGAGTACCCGGACCAGGGGTCGCCGCTGGAGATCTGGCTGGAGCACCCGCTCCCGGAACCGCTCGCGGAGCTGGGCGACCTGGACCCGCCCGCGCGGATCGTCGAGCTGGAGGTCCTCGGCCCGCTGACGACGCTGGACCCCGGTGCTTCGATGTCCCTGACCTGCACAGGTATCGTGGGGGCGTGA
- a CDS encoding SDR family NAD(P)-dependent oxidoreductase, translating into MSTRTAVVTGAASGIGLATARRLLDDGYRVLGVDIAELPDGIEPIRGSVSDEATWAGIGEVDALVSNAYVPSTGPLHAIDRAEWERQLDVNLTGTYLALKACLPSLRQRRGAVVLVSSVHAHFGLPGHPAYAASKGALVALARQLAVEYAPDVRVNSVLPGPVLTEAWNRISPEDRERSARATPAGRLGDPAEVANVIAFLLSAAASFVTGAELTVDGGWSAAKDSA; encoded by the coding sequence ATGTCCACGCGTACCGCGGTGGTGACCGGAGCGGCGTCCGGAATCGGGCTGGCGACGGCTCGGAGGCTGCTCGACGACGGCTACCGCGTACTCGGCGTGGACATCGCCGAACTCCCCGACGGCATCGAGCCGATCCGGGGCTCGGTCTCCGACGAAGCGACCTGGGCCGGCATCGGCGAGGTGGACGCCCTGGTCAGCAACGCCTACGTGCCGAGCACCGGGCCGCTCCACGCGATCGATCGCGCCGAGTGGGAACGCCAGCTCGACGTCAACCTGACCGGCACGTACCTCGCGCTGAAGGCCTGCCTGCCGTCGCTGCGGCAACGGCGTGGCGCGGTCGTGCTGGTCTCGTCGGTGCACGCGCACTTCGGGCTGCCGGGCCACCCCGCGTACGCCGCGAGCAAGGGCGCGCTGGTCGCGCTGGCCCGGCAGCTGGCCGTCGAATACGCCCCCGACGTGCGCGTCAACTCCGTGCTGCCGGGTCCGGTGCTCACCGAAGCCTGGAACCGGATCTCGCCGGAAGACCGCGAGCGCAGCGCCCGGGCGACCCCGGCGGGCCGGCTCGGCGACCCGGCCGAAGTGGCGAACGTGATCGCCTTCCTGCTCTCGGCCGCCGCGTCGTTCGTCACCGGAGCCGAGTTGACCGTCGACGGCGGCTGGTCGGCCGCCAAGGATTCCGCGTAG
- a CDS encoding lactonase family protein: MAELVFVGCYTGEAGNGTGITTFSRSDSGSLTEVASLPLESPSWLVRHPSLPVLYAVNETATGSVTALTFDASGTLSVLGTLETGGAHPCHLAVTPDGRFLLCANYTGGSLAVFSLSPSGALLSRTALVQHSGNGPVSDRQEAAHVHMAVPGPSIVSAVDLGTDEIRSYTLSPSGSLELLAVSPLPPGTGPRQLVRRPGTDLAYVVGELAGTLVTVRETSPGAFSVVATTASTVKPPSVPNLVAHLELTDSRLYLSNRGPDCVTEFALDEAAAVADQPCGANPRHFALVDGTCYVAAQSEDAITAFTLTASGEAELRYYPTGSPTFVLPVSLP, translated from the coding sequence ATGGCTGAACTGGTCTTCGTCGGGTGCTACACCGGTGAAGCGGGGAACGGCACGGGGATCACGACGTTCTCCCGGTCCGACTCCGGATCGCTGACGGAGGTGGCGTCGCTGCCGCTGGAGAGCCCGTCGTGGCTGGTGCGGCACCCGTCGTTGCCGGTGCTGTACGCGGTCAACGAGACCGCCACCGGCTCGGTCACGGCGCTGACCTTCGACGCTTCGGGCACGTTGTCCGTGCTGGGCACGCTCGAGACGGGCGGGGCGCACCCGTGCCACTTGGCGGTGACCCCGGACGGCCGGTTCCTGCTGTGCGCCAACTACACCGGCGGCAGCCTCGCGGTGTTCTCGCTGTCCCCTTCGGGCGCCTTGCTTTCGCGGACCGCGTTGGTGCAGCACAGCGGAAACGGCCCGGTGTCCGACCGCCAGGAGGCGGCGCACGTCCACATGGCGGTGCCGGGCCCGTCGATCGTGAGCGCGGTCGACCTCGGCACCGACGAGATCCGCAGCTACACGCTCTCGCCGTCGGGCTCGCTGGAGCTGCTGGCAGTGTCTCCACTGCCGCCCGGCACCGGCCCCCGCCAGCTGGTCCGGCGGCCGGGGACGGACCTCGCGTACGTCGTCGGCGAGCTCGCCGGAACGCTCGTGACGGTCCGCGAGACGTCGCCGGGGGCGTTTTCGGTGGTGGCGACGACCGCTTCGACCGTCAAGCCGCCGTCCGTGCCGAACCTGGTGGCGCACCTGGAGCTGACCGACTCCCGCCTGTACCTGTCGAACCGCGGCCCGGACTGCGTGACGGAGTTCGCCCTCGACGAAGCGGCCGCGGTGGCGGACCAGCCGTGCGGGGCGAACCCGCGGCACTTCGCTTTGGTGGACGGGACGTGTTACGTGGCGGCGCAGTCGGAGGACGCGATCACGGCGTTCACGCTGACCGCGTCCGGGGAGGCGGAGCTGCGGTACTACCCGACGGGGTCGCCGACGTTCGTGCTCCCGGTTTCCCTGCCCTGA
- the dgoD gene encoding galactonate dehydratase — protein sequence MKITGVETFLVAPRWLFLKVSTDEGVSGWGEPVVEGRAETVRAAVHELSELLIGQDPLRIEDHWQVLRRGGFYRGGPVLSSALAGYDHALWDIAGKVRDAPVHELLGGPVRDRVRVYSWVGGDRPSGIREAVSAQVEAGFTAVKMNVAGPLTAIASPADVTAAIARAWEAREVLGPHRDLAIDFHGRVSPAMARRLVKLLEDVQPMFVEEPILPETQGDALRSIVEASTVPIALGERLYSRWEFKPVLDAGVAVVQPDPSHAGGISELRRIGALAEVYGASLAPHCPLGPISLAASLQVAFATPNFLIQEQSVGMHYHEGREHQYLVDASLFAFQDGYAARPLKPGLGIEVDEEAVRRADEVGHSWRSPVWRHDDGSLAEW from the coding sequence GTGAAGATCACCGGGGTTGAAACGTTTCTGGTCGCGCCGCGCTGGCTGTTCCTCAAGGTCAGCACGGACGAGGGCGTCAGCGGCTGGGGCGAGCCCGTGGTCGAGGGCCGCGCGGAGACCGTGCGCGCGGCCGTGCACGAGCTGTCCGAGCTGCTGATCGGCCAGGACCCGCTGCGCATCGAGGACCACTGGCAGGTGCTGCGCCGCGGCGGTTTCTACCGCGGCGGGCCGGTGCTTTCGAGTGCCTTGGCCGGCTACGACCACGCGCTGTGGGACATCGCGGGCAAGGTCCGCGACGCGCCGGTGCACGAGCTGCTCGGCGGCCCGGTCCGCGACCGCGTCCGCGTCTACAGCTGGGTCGGCGGCGACCGGCCGTCCGGCATCCGCGAAGCCGTGTCCGCGCAGGTCGAAGCCGGGTTCACCGCGGTGAAGATGAACGTGGCCGGGCCGTTGACCGCAATCGCGTCGCCCGCCGATGTCACTGCCGCCATCGCGCGCGCCTGGGAGGCAAGGGAGGTGCTCGGCCCGCACCGCGACCTCGCGATCGACTTCCACGGCCGCGTCTCGCCCGCGATGGCCCGGCGGCTGGTCAAGCTGCTCGAAGACGTCCAGCCGATGTTCGTCGAGGAGCCGATCCTGCCGGAGACGCAGGGTGACGCGCTGCGCTCGATCGTCGAGGCCTCGACCGTGCCGATCGCGCTCGGCGAGCGGCTCTACTCGCGCTGGGAGTTCAAGCCGGTGCTCGACGCCGGCGTCGCGGTGGTCCAGCCGGACCCTTCGCACGCGGGCGGGATCTCCGAGCTGCGGCGGATCGGCGCGCTCGCGGAGGTCTACGGCGCCTCGCTCGCCCCGCACTGCCCGCTCGGCCCGATCTCCCTGGCGGCGTCGCTGCAGGTGGCGTTCGCGACGCCGAACTTCCTGATCCAGGAACAAAGCGTCGGCATGCACTACCACGAAGGCCGCGAGCACCAGTACCTCGTGGACGCGTCGCTCTTCGCCTTCCAGGACGGCTACGCGGCCCGGCCGCTGAAGCCCGGCCTCGGCATCGAGGTCGACGAGGAGGCCGTCCGGCGGGCGGACGAGGTCGGGCACAGCTGGCGCTCGCCGGTGTGGCGGCACGACGACGGGAGCCTCGCCGAATGGTGA
- a CDS encoding bifunctional 4-hydroxy-2-oxoglutarate aldolase/2-dehydro-3-deoxy-phosphogluconate aldolase: MTYRWEITANALRQGVVGIVRTRDAESAVAAARAVLEAGLRSVELPLTNPGALDAISGLAAAYPDATIGAGTVLDEASAVLAIRAGARFLVSPSVDAAVIRTAHRYGAAAFPGAGSVTEIVRALEEGADAVKVFPASALSPSWISDVRAALPQAPLVPTGGIAPEDVPGWLAAGAVACGVGSALTRGTGAEITARVETLLRSAHG; encoded by the coding sequence ATGACCTATCGCTGGGAGATCACCGCGAACGCACTGCGCCAGGGCGTGGTCGGGATCGTGCGCACGCGCGACGCCGAGTCGGCCGTGGCCGCCGCCCGCGCGGTCCTCGAAGCCGGGCTGCGCTCGGTGGAGCTGCCGCTGACCAACCCGGGCGCGCTGGACGCGATCTCCGGCCTCGCGGCGGCCTACCCGGACGCGACGATCGGCGCCGGCACGGTCCTCGACGAGGCCTCGGCGGTGCTCGCGATCCGCGCGGGCGCGCGGTTCCTGGTGTCGCCGTCGGTGGACGCGGCGGTGATCCGCACCGCTCACCGGTACGGCGCGGCGGCGTTCCCGGGCGCGGGCTCGGTGACCGAGATCGTGCGCGCGCTGGAGGAAGGCGCCGACGCCGTGAAGGTGTTCCCGGCGTCCGCGCTGTCGCCGTCGTGGATTTCCGACGTGCGGGCGGCGCTGCCGCAGGCCCCGCTGGTACCCACCGGCGGCATCGCGCCGGAAGACGTGCCAGGCTGGCTGGCAGCGGGTGCGGTGGCGTGCGGGGTCGGTTCGGCGCTGACCCGCGGCACAGGCGCGGAGATCACCGCCCGGGTCGAGACGCTGTTGAGGAGCGCGCATGGCTGA
- a CDS encoding ABC transporter substrate-binding protein yields the protein MKKLIVTVLAAALTLTACGGGSESASPTLRVGTLSDAPPNIYLKDGNYTGFDNELLKAIAAKQNLKLEFAATDFSALLGQVASGRFDIASSAIAQTDERKKTVDFSAAYDFETMSIQAKQGTPVTDEKGLAGKRVAVIQATVGDHWLTSTVPAAQAVRFPDYAAALTALKTGSVDAYILDQSIAEKNVTDNPDAKLVVVKSFVTDVPHGFAVKKGNADLLKKVDDGLKQVISDGTWLKLHQQFLPTAPVPAGFQG from the coding sequence ATGAAGAAGCTGATCGTCACCGTGCTGGCCGCCGCGCTCACGCTGACCGCGTGCGGCGGCGGCTCCGAGAGCGCTTCCCCGACGCTGCGCGTGGGGACGCTGAGTGACGCGCCGCCCAACATCTACTTGAAGGACGGCAACTACACCGGCTTCGACAACGAGCTGCTCAAGGCCATCGCGGCCAAGCAGAACCTGAAGCTGGAGTTCGCCGCGACCGACTTCTCCGCGCTGCTCGGGCAGGTCGCCTCCGGCCGCTTCGACATTGCCAGCTCGGCGATCGCGCAGACCGACGAGCGCAAGAAGACGGTCGACTTCTCCGCGGCCTACGACTTCGAGACGATGAGCATCCAGGCCAAGCAGGGCACCCCGGTGACCGACGAGAAGGGCTTGGCGGGCAAGCGCGTCGCCGTCATCCAGGCGACCGTCGGCGACCACTGGCTGACCAGCACCGTTCCGGCCGCGCAGGCCGTGCGCTTCCCCGACTACGCCGCCGCGCTGACCGCGTTGAAGACCGGCTCGGTCGACGCGTACATCCTCGACCAGAGCATCGCCGAGAAGAACGTCACCGACAACCCGGACGCCAAGCTCGTCGTGGTGAAGAGCTTCGTCACCGACGTGCCGCACGGGTTCGCCGTGAAGAAGGGCAACGCCGACCTGCTCAAGAAGGTCGACGACGGGCTCAAGCAGGTGATCTCCGACGGGACCTGGCTTAAGCTGCACCAGCAGTTCCTGCCGACCGCTCCGGTGCCGGCCGGGTTCCAGGGTTAG
- a CDS encoding ABC transporter substrate-binding protein, whose amino-acid sequence MKKTLVTALTATLLAALTACGGGSDSGDGKTLRVGTLSDSKPNAYQENGNYTGFDNELLKAIAAKEGLKLEFAATEFSALLGQVANGTFDIGSSAISQTEARKKTVDFSAPYNYQSLGIEAKETAGITDENSLAGKRIGVVQGTVSDTWLGSNAPTAQAVRFPNDAAALNALKTGAIDGAVFDQATAEDYAKNNADAKLKVTKAITTTIPHGFAFKKGNNDLIAKINDGLKKVIADGTWVKVHDQFEPTAPVPAEFKAGQ is encoded by the coding sequence ATGAAGAAGACACTGGTCACGGCGCTCACCGCGACCTTGCTGGCGGCGCTCACGGCGTGCGGCGGCGGCTCGGACAGCGGTGACGGCAAGACCCTGCGGGTCGGCACGCTGAGCGACTCGAAGCCGAACGCCTACCAGGAGAACGGCAACTACACCGGTTTCGACAACGAGCTGCTCAAGGCCATCGCGGCCAAGGAAGGCCTGAAGCTGGAGTTCGCCGCGACGGAGTTCTCGGCGCTGCTCGGCCAGGTCGCGAACGGCACGTTCGACATCGGCAGCTCGGCGATCTCCCAGACCGAGGCCCGCAAGAAGACCGTCGACTTCTCCGCGCCGTACAACTACCAGTCGCTCGGCATCGAGGCCAAGGAGACCGCCGGCATCACCGACGAGAACTCGTTGGCGGGCAAGCGGATCGGCGTCGTCCAGGGCACGGTCTCCGACACCTGGCTCGGCTCGAACGCGCCGACCGCGCAGGCCGTCCGCTTCCCGAACGATGCGGCCGCCCTCAACGCGCTCAAGACCGGCGCGATCGACGGCGCGGTGTTCGACCAGGCCACCGCCGAGGACTACGCGAAGAACAACGCGGACGCGAAGCTCAAGGTGACCAAGGCGATCACCACGACCATCCCGCACGGGTTCGCGTTCAAGAAGGGCAACAACGACCTGATCGCCAAGATCAACGACGGCCTCAAGAAGGTCATCGCGGACGGCACCTGGGTCAAGGTGCACGACCAGTTCGAGCCCACCGCGCCCGTGCCCGCGGAGTTCAAGGCGGGGCAGTAG